Within the Taeniopygia guttata chromosome 1, bTaeGut7.mat, whole genome shotgun sequence genome, the region CATTAGCCTCAGtttctgctcctgcctctcACCAGCTCCTGATGGTTGTTGTGACTCAGTGCTGCATTTTAAGGTTTAATGAGGTAACAAGAACCAGACTTGCCAATATTGTGGGTGCACCATGGCTTAGAAGCAGTGACTTCTCACAAATGTCCAATGTGAGACTTTGCTTAAAGAGAACAGCTGATTAAAACAATTTGTGCTGTTCTAAAATAGCTGCCAGGGCAGAAGTACTTACTGCTCTCTGCAGTTCCTCCCTAGAGGCAGCTCtaggctctgctccctgggacagtgacaggacccagggaagggctggagcttTGTCTGGAGgggtttaggttggattttaaggaaaggttcttcctccagagggtgctgggcactgcccaggctccccagggcatgggcacagccccacagagctCCAGGAACATTTGGAGAGTGCTCCAGGGTTGCAAagagtgggatttggggtggatgtgcagggccaggggttgcactggatgatccttgtggggCCCTTCCTGCTCAGGAAATTCTATCATGGACAGCGCACTTAAAAATTGCCTGGGCTGGAGGTGGATGCCTGCTGTGAAATCCTAAACAGCACATCTGGGGAGAATGTCAGTGACTCAAATCCTGGAGGGCGTAAATCTAATTCTGCAGGCCCAATAAATGTGCACTTCCTCACAAAATGTCTCCAGATAAACCAATTTAAACCAGGAAAAGGTGCTTTCTCAGGGCAGCAGTCATGATTTTTCATTGATCCAGTGGCTTCCTTTGCATCTGGCAGCCAAGACAGACACTGCTTTCAAGGCGTTCCTGGATGCCCAGAACCCGCGCCGGCAGCACTCCTCCACCCTGGAGTCTTACCTCATCAAACCCATCCAGAGGATACTCAAATACCCCCTCCTGCTCAAGGAGCTCTTTGCTCTCACTGACGTGGACAGTGAAGAACATTATCACCTTGATGGTAAGGACTTAACCCCACTTTCCTCTGGTTCACCTCTGGTCTTGAACCTCCCCCCATGCCTTCCTCTCAGAGGGTTAAAACTCCTTTTTGCTCATCCCCTGTCTCTCTTCCAGTGGCCATCAAAACAATGAACAAAGTTGCCAGCCACATtaatgaaatgcagaaaatccATGAAGAATATGGGGCAGTGTTTGACCAACTCATAGCGGAACaaacaggggagaaaaaagaggtAACAATCAGATTTAGAGAGAAAAGGGTTATTTTAGTGCCTGTTAAGCTGGAGCCAGTATTTATCTTTCCTGTTGTGCCACTGAAGTAAATCCTGGTGCAAGCAGATAAATCCCAGCTCAGTTGAAGACCTGAACTGAACTGAATTCAGACTTCACTGAGGGGAGGGTGAAGGAATGGGATAACATCCCCCTGAACTGGGGATGGCCCTCACTTTGTCACTGTGGGGACCATAAGGACAAAGGTCTGGTTGCTGCATCTCCCAGCAGTTGGGAACTCCTTTCTTAGTGTGTTCCTAGCAGTGGGGTGTCCAAAGAGGAGCCTTTGGGCAAGATCAAGATCCACAGCAACTGTGGGGAGGGGCTGCTTTGGCTACTGCACCTGATGTAGTCTCTAAACCTCACCCCAAACTGACTACGTGCTTAAATATTCCGACAAAATACAAAGAAACTGGTAGGGAGAAAAATGGACAAAGGGGagcaaaaggcaaagaaaacatCTGGTTTTGACCCTGACTTCCAAGAGCTGGGCTCTGAGTTTAACTGACCCTAATTTATGCTCATTAATTAAGGGTTTACATGCATCTGTTTGCAGTCAGCTGATTAAATACTCCAGAAGTTTTCTGGGGGGAATTTTGTTCAGGACTAGACTTCATGCAAGTTTTCTTGAGCTGAAAACTGACATCAGATTCCTTGGGCTGATTAAAACCCTTGCCTTCATGCATGTGTTGGTGTTGGCAGGTCGCCGACCTTTCCATGGGGGACTTGCTGTTGCATAACACAGTGATATGGCTGAAccctcctgcttccctgggcaagTGGAAGAAGGAACCTGAGCTGGCAGCATTCGGTTTGTATCCCAGGACTTTTATTTCACACACCTTAAATACTGGCAGCTGTGCCTTACAAGATGTTGAAAGTATCTGAGCGttccccagggctggctggaaTTTAAATGTGGGCTTGTCTCTTAGCTGCAGTGCTCACTTCTGCCCTCTGGTAGTTTTCCTGGCTCAGGTGAAAGGTTTGTGTGCTTGGGAATAGAGGGCACCCATTCCAAGCCTTATGGATGCTCTTGAGGACAGGCTAtgggagctgggcctggtcACTCTTggcaaggaaaggctgagagggGATCCATTAGTCCACACAGACACCCCATCAATCCACACAAACATCCCATCAATCCCCACAGATGTCCCCAAGGGTTGTCAGAGGATGGTGCCACACTCTGCTCAGTGgtgccagtgacaggatgaggagcagTGGCCATGAACTGAAACACGAGTTCCACCTCAGCCTGAGGGAGAACTTCTGTCCATGGAgggggcagagccctggaacAGCTACTCAGGGAGGGCTTGGAGTCTCTGTCTCTGGAGGCATCCCCAgaatcccaaattcctgtgtcacctgctgcaggtgaccctgccttggtaGGGGGGTTGGTCTGGGttatctccagaggtcccttccaacccaaaccatcccgggattctgttattctgtgacTCCATAGCTTCTGTCTCTAACTTTCTCCTCCAGTGTTCAAAACTGCCGTGGTCCTTGTGTACAAGGATGGTTCCAAACAGAAGAAGAAACTTGTAAGTGTGCAGGGACTGTTTGAGTGATGCCGCATGCGTTTCTGGGGCTGTGATGGAGTTTTGCTTCCCACAAAGTTGTGGAGCTGGAATGTGCTCTGGCATGTGTGATCCCTGGTGTCTGGGGAGCTGAGTGGGCACAGCAAGCATTCCTTTATCGTTTGTTGCCATGCTTGCCACATCCATTCCCTGCTGGATGAAGATGTCAGTGTGAGTGTGTCTCTTGGCTTAGATTCTTTGGTCAGTGTGTGTGATGTCTGAGAGTTAAATAATGTCTGTCACCTCACACAGTGCCCTGGGTGTTGTGTGCCACCAAGCAAGTGCTGGCTGCTCTCAGCTACATCAGGAGTGGTTCAGGGATCCCACTGGAGTTTGGGATTCCAAGTTAAAGCTGAGCTTGGCACTGCTACAACCTGGGCACAGTCTATAGTGATATAGGGAAACTAGTGATCCCTAGCCATGGCATAAACCAGAGAGGGGTTGGAGGTGCCTGCATGGGGAAAGGCACGGGGTGacttcagagagaaaagcaaaactctGATGTATTCCCAGGTGTGTGTGtacccagggctgggctgggtgactTTGGAGAGCATTGCTGAGAGCTGATGGGCCTTAGGGCTGCTTTAGTCCAGATTTCTGCAAGATCCCCACAGAGGGGCCCCTGAGGGAGGGGTTGGGGTGAGAAAACCAGAATTGCAGCCGGTCTGTagctgggagccctcagcacagagcacaggactGTCTGCCTGCCTCAGGGTGTCTGGTTTCCTGACAGTGTTTGAAATTGTTCCAGGGAGGATCACACAGAGCCTCAATATATGAAGACTGGGATCCGTTCCGGTTCCGCCACATGATCCCTTTGGAAGCACTGCAGGTGCGGGCCCTGGCCAGTGCAGGTAATGTTCCCACAGCTGGAATCTGCCAGGGTCTCAGTGTGTGTGCCCTGAGGCCTTCACTGGGCATGGAGGGAATGCTCTGGAGTTAAACATGAAGGTAGACATGAAGTTCTGCTTGGTTTCCCTTTAGATGCAGAGACCAATTCTGTGTGTGAGATTGTCCATGTCAAATCTGAATCCGAGGGCAGGCCAGAAAGGACATTTCACCTCTGCTGTAGGTAAGTGGGATTCCCTGTTTTCTGTGGCAGCTGCATCTCTGCatgccttcctgcctgcctgtgtgTGTCCTTCAAGGCAATCTGGGAACAGGCAGTTCGGGAGAGTGGGGAGAGGGTGTTAAAACTTAACTTCTGGAAGGTAGATTTTTGTACAACCTCTGAAAACAAAGGTATATAACTTGAGCAGCTTTGCACATTTATGGGAAAAGCCTTATTGCAATTTTCCAGCTAAACTGCAGCATTGGATTATTGAAGCAGGTGTTATGTTCATCTGGTTCCTTTCATGGTACCAAGTCCCAGCCTCTGCACTAAAATAAACATCCATTgttgtggtggtggtgtttCTAGGGTTCAGGTAAGAACTTGGAACACAAGTTCATCAGGATCTAGCAGAGCTGGTGCCAAGCCAAATTCCACTTCTAGGAAGTgttgcaggagctgtgcagctgTGGGGTGTGTTTGCAGGGACAGATGGACTGAGCATCACAGGTCACTGGATGTGTATCCAACACAGCCACGTCTAGGTGGCACTGCAGGGAAAGGAAACCTGGAGAGGGCTGAAAGGCTGAATGTTTTATTAATGATCTGGGTGTTGGTTTCCTTGGATGCCCACTGCAGAGACCATGGATTTAGCTTTGCTTCAAAAATACTGAGTTCAGTGGAGTCTTCTCTGAGGAAGTGCCTGCCCATGGATTTGTACTGTCTCGAATCACAGAACTGGCCATTATTTACCTCATTTACAGCCAGCTTTTAGCAGTTCCCAAGGGGTAAATCTGCCTTTTGTATTCCCACCTCTTTTTCAGCTCTCCAGAACACAGGAAGGACTTTCTGAAGGCAGTGCACTCCATCCTGCGGGACAAACACAGAAGACAGCTCCTTAAAACCGAAAGTTTGCCCTCCTCCCAGCAATATGTTCCTTTTGGTGGAAAAAGATTGTGCGCTCTAAAAGGTGCAAGGCCAGCCATGAACAGGGCAGGTACTGTAGGGCTACAGACTTTCAAGATCCCAGTAACCCCAGCACCACTGTAGGACACACGGTGGTGTCTGTCACTTGTGTATTAGGATTAGCATTTTCTCCTGTGTATATTAAAACTGCTGGTTTTCCATGCTTCACTTCCTTGGGAGCCTTAGAATGCCTCTATTTCCCTTGCTTTACACTCGAGGCTCAGCTTCAGAGCAGTGCTTCTGGCATGGAAGGGAAATGAGGTTCCTGGCAGTACTGATTGGCTGTGCACTTTACTCTGAGCTGGGGTTCAGCTGAACAGAGCAGAAGCTGTGTGATTCTTAAAAGCATGAACAGAATTTTGAGGGAACCGGAGCACTTTTGAACTAAAATGCACAAGGAAAAACAGCCCCCCTGAGCTTGTTTTGAAGGGGCAACTGTGGGTATCCTCCACCTGAACCTTTCCAGCTCAACTGCTAAAGGCCACGTGCTCCTCCTTCCCACATTTGGTACTCTTATTTTTGTAACGGCCTGTCCTAAACCGtggattttccttttcagttggcttcagggaaaagcaggttttcattttcagaacTCTAGATGCTGGAGGGAAGAAACATTTGCTTCCAGCCCCAAAGTACATGGCACCACTGCATGTTTTGTTCTGGTCtgttgtttatttcttgttCTGCTCAGTAGATCCAGCACTGTAGACAGCCAGgctttctgttcctcctctgaCCAGGGCAGGCCAGACCAGCACCAGCTGAGCCCAGCTTCTCActcagggtgctgctggagatGCCAGACCTCCTTTCAGATTGGCTCAGTGGGGCATTTGTGTGATGAATTCTGCAGGGATTAAAATCTCACCTTGGAGTCCAGACCTCTCCCTTCAGATAAAATTTGCAACTGCTGAGCCATTGTACTTAATGCAGCTTGTGAGGCTCAGGGACATGAAAATGTGACCTCAAACCCAAGGCAGAGCTGGATAAATTCATcctgcagtgctgaggtgcTGTTCAGTGCAGGGGAACAAACTCTACcctcagagctctgtgtgtgccccTGAAGCACAGTGGTGCCTGCTGGATTTGCCCTGCTTGCGAAGATGTTCTGATACAGAAGATGGGAATTTGCTAATTGGGCCAGTTGCTGAGTAGATGCTGAGGAAGGAACTTCTGACAGCTCTTCTGGGTTGGGGGATTGTTTTTGTCCTTGCCCAGGAGGGAGGTAGGGAGTAGCAGAGCCTGGACAGGGAACGTAATTCCCTGTAAATAACACAGCATCTTCAGCACTGATCTAATCCCTGGCAAAGCTGTAGGaaagctgctctgagcccagaATTCCTTCTGCAAGGTGTTGAGTTTTGTggtgtgctggcagcaggggctgCGAGTGAGAAGCTGAGCTGAGCAGATGCCCTTGGTGCTGGCTGGCTGCCCAGCgctcaggaggagcagccaTGAGGCCATGATCTGTGCCTCGGTGGATCCAGAGGCCGTGATCTGTGGCACCATGGATCCAGAGGCCGTGATCTGTGGCACCATGGATCCAGAGGCCATGATCTGTGCCTCGGTGGATCTAAGCAGCAAGAACTCCTCGTGTGGCTACACAGGCCTCGTGCCGAGGAGCTGAGGCCTCAGGGAGATGGGAGTGACCAGGCCTTGGGTGCCCGGTGTGCCAGACAGGACTTAGTTTTAGGCCAGAGTTGTGCCGTGTGTAAAACACCTGTGGGGTTTTATCTTTGTGTGTGCAGTGTCAGCCCCGAGCAAGTctctggggaggaggaggcggcggctGGCCCGAAACAGGTTTACCATTGACTCAGAGGCCgtccacagcagcagccccgagAAAGAGCCCGcgcagggaggggacactgaCCGCTGGGTCGAGGAGCAGTTCGACCTGGCGCAGTACGAGGAGCAGGAGGACATCAAGGAGACCGACATCCTGAGCGACGACGACGACTTCTGCgaggcggcgcgcggggcgCAGCGCGAgctgcgggagcggctgcaggcCACGTCCCTGGCGGGCGGCCGGCGGCCCGAGCGGCCCTGCCCACCCGGGGACACGCACGCCACCAGGATGGCCCAGCTGAGGAAGCAGGCGGCCCTGCCCGCCATCAACGGTGCTGCCGAGGGCCACGGCGAGGAGGTCATCTGGGTGCGGCGGGAGGACTTTGTGCCCAGCAGGAAGCTCAACACTGAGCTCTGAAGCGGCCCGGCGCCGTAGGTGTCCCCGAACCCCTCCGTCCCTCTCGCGACCCCGTGGATTGCACACTTGCACACACCCTTGCGGCAGCTCGACTGGTCCGAAGCCATGCGGCCACGCTTTAGGCGACTGTCAAACGCTCAAAAACTGGGAACGAAACAAGCTTGAGGTCCTGTCTTACTTTAACCAAGGGCTTTCacactattttatttattctcaaACAATCAGGGGCTGAAATTGAGTATGGGGAGAACATAATCACTGGAAAACAAATTACTCTGGGTGTCTTAACCTCTGTGCAGCAAATtggctccagcaggagcaggaggacaGAGGGATTGGTGGCCGTGAAAGCCGTTGGTGGTAGGCTCATCCCCTTCACAAGGAAACTGCCTTTTTAACCTGTACAGTCACAGTATTCTGACTCCCTTTCCCTCTCTAAATGTAAGAGAATATTCATGTATTTTAGGAACGTGTGAGGAAAGGTTTGGGATTTATGTTGTGTTCAGTCCTCTTGGTCTGTGGCTGGTCTAATTTAATGTCAATGTTGGAAGCTCTAGTTTTACATACTCTTGTAAAGATGCCAAACTCTCTTAAAAGA harbors:
- the TIAM1 gene encoding rho guanine nucleotide exchange factor TIAM1 isoform X5; amino-acid sequence: MSALWRGSRKLRSESADRDGDSLFRMLYLDCAGPQLSTMRQLTDADKLRKVICELLETERTYVKDLNCLMERYLKPLQKETFLTPDELDVLFGNLTEMVAFQVEFLKTLEDGVRLVPDLEKLEKVEQFKKVLFSLGGSFLYYADRFKLYSAFCASHTKVPKVLVKAKTDTAFKAFLDAQNPRRQHSSTLESYLIKPIQRILKYPLLLKELFALTDVDSEEHYHLDVAIKTMNKVASHINEMQKIHEEYGAVFDQLIAEQTGEKKEVADLSMGDLLLHNTVIWLNPPASLGKWKKEPELAAFVFKTAVVLVYKDGSKQKKKLGGSHRASIYEDWDPFRFRHMIPLEALQVRALASADAETNSVCEIVHVKSESEGRPERTFHLCCSSPEHRKDFLKAVHSILRDKHRRQLLKTESLPSSQQYVPFGGKRLCALKGARPAMNRAVSAPSKSLGRRRRRLARNRFTIDSEAVHSSSPEKEPAQGGDTDRWVEEQFDLAQYEEQEDIKETDILSDDDDFCEAARGAQRELRERLQATSLAGGRRPERPCPPGDTHATRMAQLRKQAALPAINGAAEGHGEEVIWVRREDFVPSRKLNTEL
- the TIAM1 gene encoding rho guanine nucleotide exchange factor TIAM1 isoform X4 codes for the protein MSALWRGSRKLRSESADRDGDSLFRMLYLSTEQVTAFCRSLHEMNPSDCSAPPQDCAGPQLSTMRQLTDADKLRKVICELLETERTYVKDLNCLMERYLKPLQKETFLTPDELDVLFGNLTEMVAFQVEFLKTLEDGVRLVPDLEKLEKVEQFKKVLFSLGGSFLYYADRFKLYSAFCASHTKVPKVLVKAKTDTAFKAFLDAQNPRRQHSSTLESYLIKPIQRILKYPLLLKELFALTDVDSEEHYHLDVAIKTMNKVASHINEMQKIHEEYGAVFDQLIAEQTGEKKEVADLSMGDLLLHNTVIWLNPPASLGKWKKEPELAAFVFKTAVVLVYKDGSKQKKKLGGSHRASIYEDWDPFRFRHMIPLEALQVRALASADAETNSVCEIVHVKSESEGRPERTFHLCCSSPEHRKDFLKAVHSILRDKHRRQLLKTESLPSSQQYVPFGGKRLCALKGARPAMNRAVSAPSKSLGRRRRRLARNRFTIDSEAVHSSSPEKEPAQGGDTDRWVEEQFDLAQYEEQEDIKETDILSDDDDFCEAARGAQRELRERLQATSLAGGRRPERPCPPGDTHATRMAQLRKQAALPAINGAAEGHGEEVIWVRREDFVPSRKLNTEL